A region from the Kribbella shirazensis genome encodes:
- a CDS encoding DUF6036 family nucleotidyltransferase: MSNSRHEFQAGEIVDLLSELDQRLQARGISASIFVVGGAAIAVTSNDNPRRTEDIDAITRDETVVEEARAMASQRKLPEDWLNTSASSWMPPLPEDALATP; encoded by the coding sequence GTGAGCAACTCACGCCACGAATTCCAAGCTGGCGAGATCGTCGATCTGCTTTCGGAGCTCGACCAACGACTGCAGGCGCGCGGCATCTCCGCATCGATCTTCGTCGTCGGAGGAGCGGCGATCGCCGTCACATCGAACGACAATCCCCGGCGTACCGAAGACATCGACGCAATTACACGCGACGAGACCGTGGTCGAGGAAGCTCGTGCGATGGCAAGCCAACGCAAACTCCCCGAAGACTGGTTGAACACCAGCGCCAGCTCCTGGATGCCGCCGTTGCCGGAAGATGCGTTGGCGACACCGTGA
- a CDS encoding helix-turn-helix domain-containing protein, with amino-acid sequence MDKDSQTVIDQLTRAVTESGLSQAAFATALGTSPSRFSTYRSGKTKPTAQFFLRARRISHALHAAREYRIMTAPATATAVREASDTDWAWRMLLQGRDHLRLLLQRRDGSEAAWEAAPGTTGHAGFDVLLAVLTAHEFEAAGEDPPEWTRVEALPDPWVPEHPFLERDEIIEQTPDYLAQANIFVPARDLVTA; translated from the coding sequence GTGGACAAAGATAGTCAGACGGTCATTGACCAGCTCACCCGTGCAGTCACCGAGAGCGGGCTGTCTCAGGCTGCCTTCGCCACTGCGCTCGGTACCTCGCCTTCCCGCTTCTCCACCTACCGTTCCGGCAAGACCAAGCCGACAGCACAGTTCTTCCTACGCGCTCGACGGATTTCTCATGCCCTTCACGCAGCGCGTGAGTACAGGATCATGACTGCCCCTGCCACGGCAACGGCTGTTCGCGAGGCGAGTGACACAGATTGGGCGTGGCGGATGTTGCTTCAGGGGCGCGACCACCTGCGTTTGCTCCTGCAGCGTCGCGACGGTTCCGAAGCTGCCTGGGAGGCCGCGCCGGGCACGACGGGCCATGCGGGTTTCGATGTGCTGCTCGCCGTGCTGACGGCGCACGAGTTCGAGGCGGCCGGCGAGGATCCACCCGAGTGGACCAGGGTAGAGGCTCTCCCGGATCCCTGGGTTCCCGAGCATCCGTTCCTGGAGCGCGACGAGATCATCGAGCAAACCCCCGACTACTTGGCACAAGCCAACATCTTCGTTCCTGCGCGTGACCTGGTGACCGCGTGA
- a CDS encoding IS630 family transposase, which yields MARQPEVFVRQLEPEEAQRLVKITRTTKDRVRLRRAGVVLASAQGRSAADAAEMFAMKPQYAREVIHAFNEQGFAALDPKWSGGRPARFGPPVRETVCRIAKTPPQQLARPFTTWSLSKLVEYLAEHKSIRISTESVRQILRAAGVRWQATKTWKASKDPDFTQKMARVLDLYDHPPADGRVICVDEFGPLNLQPRPGRGWFPIGRPARLRATFNRTGGIRHMFAALDLATGQMFYRFRDRKRFTEFLGFLKQLRARFPAGRLYVVCDNFSPHKKTEVATWCADNQIELVFTPSNASWLNWIECEFTALRYFTLDGSDYPSHTAQENAIAGYIRWKNKRAQAKTRFAIDSKIRRPDYLPNVA from the coding sequence ATGGCTCGACAGCCTGAGGTGTTCGTGCGCCAGCTCGAACCGGAGGAAGCGCAGCGTCTGGTGAAGATCACGCGAACCACGAAGGATCGGGTCCGGTTGCGTCGGGCCGGGGTCGTTCTGGCGTCGGCGCAGGGCAGGAGTGCGGCAGATGCGGCGGAGATGTTCGCGATGAAGCCGCAGTATGCGCGGGAGGTGATCCACGCGTTCAACGAGCAGGGGTTCGCGGCGCTGGACCCAAAATGGAGCGGGGGCCGGCCGGCGAGGTTCGGTCCCCCGGTTCGTGAAACGGTCTGCCGGATCGCCAAGACCCCACCGCAGCAACTGGCGCGCCCGTTCACCACGTGGAGCCTGTCGAAGCTGGTCGAGTACCTGGCTGAGCACAAGAGCATCCGGATCAGCACCGAGTCGGTTCGCCAGATCCTTCGCGCGGCAGGCGTCAGGTGGCAGGCGACCAAGACCTGGAAGGCCAGCAAGGACCCGGACTTCACCCAAAAGATGGCCCGCGTCCTGGACCTGTACGACCATCCGCCAGCCGACGGCCGGGTGATCTGTGTTGACGAGTTCGGTCCGCTGAACCTGCAGCCGCGCCCGGGCAGGGGCTGGTTTCCCATCGGACGCCCGGCTCGATTGCGGGCCACCTTCAACCGCACCGGCGGAATCCGGCACATGTTCGCCGCGCTGGATCTGGCCACCGGGCAGATGTTCTACCGGTTCCGCGACCGCAAACGCTTCACCGAGTTCCTCGGCTTCCTCAAGCAACTCCGCGCCCGGTTCCCGGCCGGCAGGCTGTACGTCGTGTGCGACAACTTCTCACCGCACAAGAAGACCGAGGTCGCCACCTGGTGCGCAGACAACCAGATCGAGTTGGTGTTCACGCCGAGCAACGCGTCCTGGCTGAACTGGATCGAGTGCGAGTTCACCGCCCTGCGGTACTTCACCCTCGACGGCAGCGACTACCCCAGCCACACCGCACAGGAGAACGCGATCGCCGGCTACATCCGCTGGAAGAACAAGCGAGCGCAAGCCAAGACACGCTTCGCCATCGACTCCAAGATCCGCCGACCGGATTACCTACCCAACGTTGCTTGA
- a CDS encoding MFS transporter — MQKVLVPAVLVGIGRPSTPAAVGAGLLGAVRAQWRVLVEHRNFRHLFGGDSISLLGSSVTSVALPLTAVLVLGASSVQMGLLGAASFLPHLVLGLPAGVWVGRLSYRRVIVGADLLAAAALATVPILAATGLLQMWQLYVVVVITGTCSLFSTIASQSFAPLLVPRRELLAANSAFALSNSVVATSGSAIGGVLVQLLTAPVAIAVDAASFLLSAISKARISVTGRSTAAGPANESIFKDIWGGVRAALEHPALRATTIAATVGALAGQMQAVVVVLFLVRELSLSAGLVGLVIALAGAAGIVGAAVGVQITGRLGNGPAFIVGMMLSSLAGLVMAAAGGPMAVVLAVLVIAQLLRGWGPTLYGINQQTIRQTLVAPELLARTQATWRFLVHGMQPIGALLGGTLGALVGFRATLATSSLVMMTGTAFALLSPLRTLRQLPDTETSKQIRQ, encoded by the coding sequence ATGCAGAAGGTGCTCGTACCGGCGGTTCTCGTCGGCATCGGTCGTCCCTCCACGCCGGCGGCGGTCGGCGCGGGTTTACTGGGGGCGGTGAGAGCTCAGTGGCGTGTGTTGGTCGAGCATCGGAATTTTCGGCACTTGTTCGGTGGCGACTCGATCTCTCTGTTGGGGTCGAGTGTGACGTCCGTTGCGTTGCCCCTGACCGCGGTGCTGGTCCTTGGTGCGTCGTCGGTGCAGATGGGGTTGCTGGGAGCAGCCTCGTTTCTTCCGCACCTTGTGTTGGGTCTGCCGGCCGGAGTGTGGGTGGGTCGGCTGTCGTATCGCCGAGTCATTGTCGGTGCTGACTTGTTGGCCGCTGCCGCACTGGCAACAGTGCCGATTCTGGCAGCGACGGGGCTGTTGCAGATGTGGCAGTTGTACGTCGTCGTCGTGATCACCGGGACCTGCAGCCTGTTCTCCACGATCGCGTCTCAATCGTTCGCGCCGCTCCTGGTGCCCCGCCGTGAACTGTTGGCAGCCAACAGCGCGTTCGCACTCAGTAACTCCGTCGTCGCCACTAGCGGCAGTGCCATCGGCGGCGTCCTGGTCCAGCTCCTCACTGCCCCCGTTGCGATCGCTGTCGATGCTGCCTCGTTCCTGCTGTCGGCCATCTCGAAGGCGCGCATCAGCGTCACGGGCCGGTCGACTGCCGCGGGCCCGGCCAACGAGTCGATATTCAAGGACATCTGGGGCGGCGTACGGGCGGCACTCGAGCACCCCGCGCTGCGGGCGACCACGATCGCCGCCACTGTCGGCGCTTTGGCGGGTCAGATGCAGGCGGTGGTCGTCGTACTGTTCCTGGTCCGTGAGCTCAGCTTGTCGGCTGGATTGGTCGGCCTGGTCATCGCACTGGCCGGGGCCGCCGGCATCGTCGGCGCCGCCGTCGGGGTGCAGATCACCGGGCGGCTCGGCAACGGTCCCGCCTTCATCGTCGGCATGATGCTGTCAAGTCTGGCCGGTCTGGTGATGGCCGCCGCAGGAGGGCCGATGGCCGTGGTCCTCGCAGTTCTGGTCATCGCGCAACTCCTACGCGGCTGGGGCCCGACGCTCTACGGGATCAACCAGCAGACCATCCGCCAGACCCTGGTCGCCCCAGAACTCCTCGCCCGAACTCAGGCCACCTGGCGATTCCTGGTCCACGGGATGCAACCGATCGGCGCCCTCCTCGGCGGCACCCTGGGCGCGCTGGTCGGATTCCGCGCCACCCTGGCGACCAGCAGCCTCGTCATGATGACCGGCACCGCCTTCGCCCTGCTCAGCCCACTACGAACCCTCCGCCAACTCCCAGACACCGAGACCTCAAAACAAATTCGTCAATGA
- a CDS encoding S8 family serine peptidase — MSRTFRPRRLAAGLSAAALVCLSLGAATTANATPNAAALDDAATGPLMNYVVNTKATPGHVRKTEQAVKDAGGTVLVSYQQLGVVVAQSTNPAFRTDVRATHNGREVQSVGATRTAAVSEGAGGQNGFTATPALDPREGEQWDMVQIKADQAHTVTDGSRSVLVGINDSGVDDTHPDLAPNFDAAGSVSCVRNGVPDTTPGAWRPTSSSHGTHVAGTVAAARNGVGIVGVAPGVRIASVKVVNDDGFIYPEYSICGIVWAAEHNMPVTNHSYFIDPFEFWCNDNGDQGAVQEAVRRAYAWATDRGTLSVAAAGNANYDLANKTVDRNSPNDSTPVTRTINNDCLDMPTELPGVITVASTTQTRARSGFSNFGLNRIDVAAPGSSILSTLPGGRYGLSSGTSMASPHVAGVAALMKSTHPSWGPTDIEHALHQQADDTACPTTPDPRCTGTTTENSFFGEGITDALDAVTP; from the coding sequence GTGTCCCGAACTTTCCGTCCACGCCGGCTGGCGGCCGGCCTCTCCGCCGCCGCTCTGGTCTGCCTGTCACTCGGCGCCGCGACCACCGCGAACGCCACCCCGAACGCCGCCGCGCTCGACGACGCGGCGACCGGCCCGCTGATGAACTACGTGGTCAACACCAAGGCCACGCCTGGCCACGTCCGGAAGACCGAGCAGGCCGTGAAGGACGCGGGCGGCACCGTGCTGGTCTCGTACCAGCAGCTGGGCGTCGTGGTCGCGCAGTCGACGAACCCCGCTTTCCGGACCGACGTCCGCGCGACGCACAACGGGCGTGAGGTGCAGTCGGTCGGCGCCACCCGGACGGCCGCGGTCAGCGAAGGCGCCGGCGGTCAGAACGGGTTCACCGCGACACCGGCGCTCGACCCGCGCGAGGGCGAGCAGTGGGACATGGTCCAGATCAAGGCGGATCAGGCACACACAGTGACGGATGGTTCGCGTTCGGTGCTGGTCGGCATCAACGACAGCGGCGTCGACGACACCCACCCGGATCTCGCACCGAACTTCGACGCGGCGGGCTCGGTCAGCTGCGTGCGGAACGGCGTACCGGACACCACTCCCGGAGCGTGGCGGCCGACGAGCAGCTCACACGGCACCCACGTCGCCGGAACGGTCGCCGCGGCACGCAACGGCGTCGGGATCGTCGGCGTGGCCCCCGGCGTACGGATCGCGTCGGTGAAGGTGGTGAACGACGACGGCTTCATCTACCCCGAGTACTCGATCTGCGGGATCGTGTGGGCCGCCGAGCACAACATGCCGGTGACGAACCACAGCTACTTCATCGACCCGTTCGAGTTCTGGTGCAACGACAACGGCGACCAGGGCGCCGTCCAGGAAGCGGTACGGCGGGCGTACGCCTGGGCCACGGACCGCGGCACCCTCTCGGTCGCCGCCGCCGGCAACGCGAACTACGACCTGGCCAACAAGACAGTCGACCGCAACAGCCCGAACGACTCGACCCCGGTCACCCGCACCATCAACAACGACTGCCTCGACATGCCGACCGAACTGCCCGGCGTCATCACCGTCGCCAGCACCACCCAGACCCGCGCCCGCAGCGGCTTCTCCAACTTCGGCCTGAACAGGATCGACGTCGCCGCTCCCGGCAGCTCGATCCTCTCCACCCTCCCCGGCGGCCGCTACGGCCTCTCGAGCGGTACGTCGATGGCCTCGCCCCACGTCGCCGGCGTCGCCGCCCTGATGAAATCCACCCACCCGTCATGGGGCCCCACCGACATCGAACACGCCCTCCACCAGCAGGCCGACGACACCGCGTGCCCCACCACCCCCGACCCCCGCTGCACCGGCACCACCACCGAAAACTCCTTCTTCGGCGAAGGCATCACCGACGCCCTCGACGCCGTAACCCCCTGA
- a CDS encoding GntR family transcriptional regulator: MAGGDAANDALTLGEETAEIARVVVEAGPGVDKIPAAERVYAYVKAAILDRTYPGGELLTEGELATAVGVSRTPVREALLRLEESGLVKLYPKKGALVLPVLPQEIDDVLEARELIETHAAAKVWPRRKQLIEALTARVDEMRAHRKAGDAKSFLEADRAFHEAIVDAAGNQILAKLYNSLRDRQVRMGVPGIEMQPARMDKSITAHQELIGALGGNSVKRFRELVVAHIAEAATDLRSTR, encoded by the coding sequence GTGGCAGGCGGGGACGCGGCGAACGACGCGTTGACATTGGGTGAAGAGACCGCGGAGATCGCGCGGGTCGTTGTCGAGGCGGGGCCGGGGGTGGACAAGATCCCCGCGGCCGAGCGCGTGTACGCGTACGTGAAGGCGGCGATCCTCGACCGCACGTACCCGGGTGGTGAGCTGCTGACCGAGGGTGAGTTGGCGACCGCGGTCGGAGTCTCCCGTACGCCGGTCCGCGAAGCGCTGCTCCGGCTGGAGGAGTCCGGCCTCGTCAAGCTCTACCCGAAGAAGGGCGCCCTCGTCCTCCCGGTGCTGCCGCAGGAGATCGACGACGTGCTCGAGGCCCGCGAGCTGATCGAGACGCACGCCGCCGCCAAGGTGTGGCCGCGGCGCAAGCAGCTGATCGAGGCCCTGACCGCGCGCGTCGACGAGATGCGCGCGCACCGCAAGGCGGGCGACGCGAAGAGCTTCCTGGAGGCCGACCGAGCCTTCCACGAGGCAATCGTCGATGCCGCAGGCAACCAAATCCTCGCGAAGCTCTACAACAGCCTGCGGGACCGCCAGGTCCGGATGGGCGTCCCCGGGATCGAGATGCAGCCGGCCCGGATGGACAAGTCGATCACCGCGCACCAGGAGCTGATCGGCGCCCTCGGGGGCAACAGCGTCAAGCGCTTCCGCGAGCTCGTCGTCGCACACATCGCCGAAGCCGCAACGGATCTGCGGAGCACCCGGTGA
- a CDS encoding MFS transporter, translated as MTELLFPLGGRRAWAVWATAVLTYLVTVLHRGSMSVAGLQAAERFDISASALASFTVVQLTVYAAMQVPVGVLLDRYGSKRLLIAASGLLFVAQSAFSLVDSYPAALAARAVLGVGDALVFISVLRVVMSWFPALRQPVMSQATGMLGGLGAIMSTVPMAAAFHAFGWTPTFAAASVLSVLTGLLVLFLIKDTPYDEPLRRAKQPLSEVKKNLRRAWREPGTRLGLWTHFTTSFSGSTFGLLWGYPFLVQGQGLAPTTAAAMLIIPVLAGLCYGPLVGRYAARFPFYRSWIVLAVIAGSVLMWTVVLLWPGRAPLPVLLALIVVQAAGGPGSMLGLDYARTFNPSTRFGAANGMVNTGGFIATLLCIGMVGVLLDASSAGAPQGIDDFKFALAFQYVLWAIGTRQILKYRRKARGHLARYNPEAYQALLANQIMPLKG; from the coding sequence GTGACCGAACTCCTCTTCCCCCTGGGCGGACGGCGAGCCTGGGCGGTGTGGGCCACTGCTGTCCTGACGTACCTCGTCACCGTCCTGCACCGCGGCTCGATGAGCGTGGCCGGCCTCCAGGCCGCCGAACGCTTCGACATCTCCGCATCCGCGCTGGCCAGCTTCACCGTCGTACAGCTCACGGTGTACGCCGCGATGCAGGTCCCGGTCGGCGTACTACTCGACCGCTACGGCTCCAAGCGCCTGCTGATCGCTGCGTCCGGACTGCTGTTCGTAGCGCAGTCTGCGTTCAGCCTGGTCGACTCGTACCCCGCTGCGCTCGCCGCACGCGCAGTACTAGGTGTCGGCGACGCACTGGTGTTCATCAGCGTGCTGCGCGTAGTCATGTCCTGGTTCCCCGCGCTGCGCCAGCCCGTGATGTCGCAGGCGACCGGAATGCTCGGTGGTCTCGGAGCGATCATGTCGACCGTACCGATGGCCGCTGCCTTCCACGCCTTCGGCTGGACGCCGACGTTCGCCGCGGCGAGCGTACTGAGCGTGCTGACCGGTCTGCTCGTCCTGTTCCTCATCAAGGACACGCCGTACGACGAACCGCTCCGCCGCGCCAAGCAGCCGCTCAGCGAGGTCAAGAAGAACCTGCGTCGCGCCTGGCGGGAGCCGGGTACCCGCCTCGGCCTGTGGACGCACTTCACCACCAGCTTCTCCGGCAGTACGTTCGGGCTGCTCTGGGGCTACCCGTTCCTCGTCCAGGGACAAGGGCTGGCTCCGACGACCGCGGCGGCCATGCTGATCATCCCAGTGTTGGCAGGACTCTGCTACGGACCGCTGGTCGGTCGGTACGCCGCTAGGTTCCCGTTCTACCGGTCGTGGATCGTTCTGGCGGTGATCGCCGGTTCGGTCCTGATGTGGACCGTCGTACTGCTCTGGCCGGGTCGTGCGCCGCTGCCGGTGCTCCTGGCGCTGATCGTCGTACAGGCCGCCGGTGGTCCGGGTTCGATGCTCGGGCTGGACTACGCGCGGACCTTCAACCCGTCGACGCGCTTCGGTGCCGCGAACGGGATGGTCAACACCGGTGGCTTCATCGCCACGCTGCTCTGCATCGGCATGGTCGGCGTACTGCTGGACGCGTCATCGGCGGGTGCGCCGCAGGGGATCGACGACTTCAAGTTCGCGCTCGCGTTCCAGTACGTGCTGTGGGCGATCGGCACGCGGCAGATCCTCAAGTACCGGAGGAAGGCGCGCGGGCACCTGGCGCGCTACAACCCGGAGGCGTACCAGGCCCTCCTGGCCAACCAGATCATGCCGCTGAAGGGCTGA
- a CDS encoding ATP-binding cassette domain-containing protein, with translation MTTTNQVAIEAVGLVKKYGSTTALAGVDLSVPTGTVLGVLGPNGAGKTTAVRILGTLLRPDAGHATVGGYDVVRDAGKVRGIIGLTGQYASVDEDMSGRRNLIMIGRLLGYSRPQARAKANELLERFELTDAGDRIAKTYSGGMRRRLDLAASLVGDPSILYLDEPTTGLDPHARNGVWETVRNLVLDGTTVLLTTQYLEEADALADSIVVFDKGTVVANGRPAELKAQAGKQSLDVRPAEPSHIERVAAIVAESVGTRPTVDVVNALVSVPVTDGSSMPVVVRRLDEEGIAVTELSLRLPSLDEVFLALTGHTAEEPKILEGVGR, from the coding sequence ATGACCACAACGAACCAGGTCGCCATCGAGGCGGTCGGCTTGGTCAAGAAATATGGCAGTACGACCGCGCTTGCCGGCGTCGACCTGAGCGTGCCCACGGGCACCGTTCTGGGGGTCCTCGGCCCGAACGGCGCCGGCAAGACGACCGCGGTCCGTATCCTCGGCACCTTGCTCCGGCCGGACGCCGGCCACGCCACGGTCGGCGGGTACGACGTCGTACGCGACGCCGGCAAGGTCCGCGGCATCATCGGACTGACCGGGCAGTACGCCTCGGTCGACGAGGACATGTCCGGCCGCCGCAACCTGATCATGATCGGCCGGCTGCTCGGGTACTCGCGCCCGCAGGCCCGCGCCAAGGCGAACGAGCTGCTGGAGCGGTTCGAGCTGACCGACGCCGGTGACCGGATCGCGAAGACGTACTCCGGCGGTATGCGCCGCCGGCTCGACCTGGCCGCGAGCCTGGTCGGCGACCCGAGCATCCTGTACCTGGACGAGCCGACGACCGGTCTCGACCCGCACGCCCGCAACGGCGTCTGGGAGACGGTGCGCAACCTGGTGCTCGACGGCACCACGGTGCTGCTCACCACGCAGTACCTGGAAGAGGCCGATGCGCTGGCCGACTCGATCGTGGTGTTCGACAAGGGCACCGTGGTCGCCAACGGGCGGCCGGCCGAGCTCAAGGCGCAGGCGGGCAAGCAGTCGCTGGACGTTCGCCCGGCCGAGCCGTCGCACATCGAGCGGGTCGCCGCGATCGTCGCGGAGTCGGTCGGCACACGGCCGACGGTCGACGTGGTGAACGCGCTGGTGAGCGTGCCGGTGACGGACGGTTCGTCGATGCCGGTCGTCGTACGGCGGTTGGACGAGGAGGGGATCGCGGTGACCGAGTTGTCGCTGCGGCTGCCCAGCCTGGACGAGGTGTTCCTCGCACTGACCGGTCACACGGCCGAAGAGCCCAAGATCCTGGAAGGAGTCGGCCGATGA
- a CDS encoding ABC transporter permease, whose translation MSTATLEAAHLARRNNPFAWVQQSLTLAWRNIVRIRQNPEALADVTFQPIIFLVLFLFVFGGAIAQGAGWRDYLPFLLPGLLVQTVVFSTMGTGVALNDDFAKGVFDRFRSLPIARVAPLVGAVLGDAVRYTLSIVILMGTGFALGFRFQNGVGYGVLALLIVLAFALSMCWIWVWLGLSLKTAQGVQGVAFLVMFPLTFGSNVFVQTDTLPGFLQAFVQVNPVKYLVDTMRGLMLGGDIQRPLLITLAWMVGLVAVFAPLAIRAYRRRT comes from the coding sequence ATGAGCACGGCAACTCTCGAGGCAGCCCACTTGGCCAGGCGTAACAACCCGTTCGCATGGGTGCAGCAGAGTCTGACGCTGGCCTGGCGGAACATCGTCAGGATCCGGCAGAACCCGGAAGCGCTGGCGGACGTGACGTTCCAGCCGATCATCTTCCTGGTGCTGTTCCTGTTCGTGTTCGGTGGCGCGATCGCGCAGGGCGCGGGCTGGCGGGACTACCTGCCGTTCCTGCTGCCCGGTCTGCTGGTGCAGACGGTGGTGTTCTCCACGATGGGCACCGGCGTGGCGCTGAACGACGACTTCGCGAAGGGCGTGTTCGACCGGTTCCGGTCGCTGCCGATCGCGCGGGTGGCGCCGCTGGTCGGCGCGGTGCTCGGCGACGCGGTGCGGTACACGCTGTCGATCGTGATCCTGATGGGGACCGGGTTCGCGCTCGGGTTCCGGTTCCAGAACGGCGTCGGGTACGGCGTCCTCGCGCTGCTGATCGTGCTGGCGTTCGCGCTGTCGATGTGCTGGATCTGGGTGTGGCTCGGGCTGTCGCTGAAGACCGCGCAGGGTGTGCAGGGGGTCGCGTTCCTGGTGATGTTCCCGTTGACCTTCGGCAGCAACGTGTTCGTCCAGACGGACACGCTGCCGGGGTTCCTGCAGGCGTTCGTGCAGGTCAACCCGGTCAAGTACCTGGTCGACACGATGCGCGGCCTGATGCTCGGCGGCGACATCCAGCGCCCGCTGCTCATCACGCTCGCCTGGATGGTCGGCCTGGTCGCGGTCTTCGCCCCGCTGGCGATCCGCGCCTACCGCCGCCGTACCTGA
- a CDS encoding VOC family protein, with the protein MTTRWTLTIDCADPTLVARFWCTALGYTESDPPTGWDTWEDWLNAMNVPEDEWNDGASISDPNGVLPSISFLKVPEPRAVKNRLHLDLQVAGGRAEPQHLREQRIRTKADTLITAGATLVREVPMDDSTTLDHLWMQDPEGNDFCVV; encoded by the coding sequence ATGACGACACGATGGACACTCACGATCGACTGTGCGGACCCGACGCTGGTCGCGCGCTTCTGGTGTACGGCGCTCGGCTACACGGAGTCCGATCCGCCGACGGGCTGGGACACCTGGGAGGACTGGCTCAACGCCATGAACGTCCCCGAGGACGAGTGGAACGACGGCGCGTCGATCTCCGACCCGAACGGTGTCCTCCCGTCCATCTCCTTCCTCAAGGTCCCCGAGCCCCGCGCCGTCAAGAACCGCCTGCACCTGGACCTCCAGGTAGCCGGCGGCCGCGCCGAGCCCCAGCACCTCCGCGAACAACGCATCCGCACCAAAGCCGACACCCTGATCACCGCCGGCGCCACCCTGGTCCGCGAGGTCCCGATGGACGACTCCACCACCCTCGACCACCTCTGGATGCAAGACCCCGAAGGCAACGACTTCTGCGTCGTCTAG
- a CDS encoding serine hydrolase, protein MTEIAAPTQIALSRIVAERQSKGRVPGVVGAVARAGALAWSTGVGSADLDNPGVPPTADSQFLIASQSKTLTAVAIMALRDEGKLSLDDTIEKLIPESKHEGITVRQMLSHASGMQREPVGDVWDLMKFPSREELVPGWNAAERIGKPHHRFHYSNLVFSLLGEIVARIDGRPWYDAIKARILDPLEMRRTTVGMDGGPAQTGYYVPPFSDVPVREPLLDIGAMDACGGLASTAEDLAKWAMFVANPVDEVLSKDTLDEMCQVQIMADVDRWQLAFGLGFMLLRRGDRLFVGHDGGMPGHITSTFVDRCSGTAGIALFGATSSPAPSALATDLIIKVLEDDPLPPDAWVPGTSVPDELSGVLGTWFSEGSPFVFSVKNGVLEAKSPAAAEYQSPAVFERLSDDTYRTISGRETGELLRITRDPAGHPTKLHWATYLCTREPLSFGEIQPG, encoded by the coding sequence GTGACAGAAATTGCCGCGCCGACTCAGATCGCGCTCTCCCGCATCGTTGCCGAACGTCAGTCCAAGGGCCGGGTTCCCGGGGTGGTGGGCGCTGTCGCCCGGGCCGGGGCGCTGGCGTGGTCGACCGGGGTCGGGTCGGCCGACCTGGACAATCCCGGCGTACCGCCGACCGCGGACTCGCAGTTCCTGATCGCGTCGCAGAGCAAGACCCTGACCGCGGTGGCGATCATGGCGCTGCGCGACGAGGGCAAACTCAGCCTCGACGACACGATCGAGAAGCTGATCCCGGAGAGCAAGCACGAGGGCATCACCGTCCGGCAGATGCTCAGCCACGCCAGCGGGATGCAGCGCGAACCGGTCGGCGACGTGTGGGACCTGATGAAGTTCCCGTCGCGGGAGGAGCTGGTGCCGGGCTGGAACGCCGCGGAGCGGATCGGCAAGCCGCACCACCGGTTCCACTACTCGAACCTGGTGTTCTCGCTGCTCGGTGAGATCGTCGCGCGGATCGACGGGCGGCCCTGGTACGACGCGATCAAGGCCCGGATCCTGGACCCGCTGGAGATGCGTCGTACGACGGTCGGGATGGACGGCGGGCCGGCGCAGACCGGGTACTACGTACCGCCGTTCTCCGATGTGCCGGTGCGCGAGCCGTTGCTGGACATCGGCGCGATGGACGCGTGCGGCGGGCTGGCGTCGACGGCGGAGGACCTGGCGAAGTGGGCCATGTTCGTCGCGAACCCGGTCGACGAGGTGCTGTCGAAGGACACCCTGGACGAGATGTGCCAGGTGCAGATCATGGCCGACGTGGACCGGTGGCAGCTGGCGTTCGGCCTCGGGTTCATGCTGTTGCGGCGCGGCGACCGGCTGTTCGTCGGGCACGACGGCGGTATGCCGGGTCATATCACGTCGACGTTCGTCGACCGCTGCTCCGGTACGGCGGGGATCGCGCTGTTCGGCGCCACGTCGTCACCGGCGCCGAGCGCACTGGCCACCGACCTGATCATCAAGGTCCTCGAGGACGACCCGCTGCCGCCCGACGCGTGGGTCCCGGGCACGTCGGTCCCCGACGAACTGTCCGGCGTCCTCGGCACCTGGTTCTCCGAGGGCTCGCCGTTCGTCTTCTCGGTGAAGAACGGCGTCCTCGAGGCCAAGTCCCCGGCCGCCGCCGAGTACCAGTCCCCCGCCGTCTTCGAACGCCTCTCCGACGACACCTACCGCACGATCTCCGGCCGCGAGACCGGCGAACTCCTCCGCATCACGCGAGACCCCGCCGGCCACCCGACCAAGTTGCACTGGGCAACCTACCTCTGCACCCGCGAACCACTGTCCTTCGGCGAGATCCAGCCCGGCTAG